A single genomic interval of Burkholderia sp. HI2500 harbors:
- a CDS encoding metal-dependent hydrolase: MYAKRTDDSKHERCNDAADIRRRNLRFCFANHIPRYWYRDNRRVTRFFDAFSIMFPLGEKFFVDSVRQYCGALPADGTLAAQVDAFLYQEATHIREHRAYNRRLARQGMPVDALEALMRRRQEQCRRVASPLLQLTFTACLEHYTAILADLLLRDPAILDGVDPSMAAIWRWHAIEETEHKSVAFDVFRACGGGAIKRYVMRTAAMLGVTACFIVDLGYFIVRLARADCDAGNWRSWAQLGWWLFGAPGIVTRVLPAWLAWFSPRFHPASIGNPATLAAARAALAADGVTTEPA; the protein is encoded by the coding sequence ATGTACGCCAAACGAACCGACGATTCAAAGCATGAACGCTGCAACGACGCGGCAGACATCCGTCGGCGCAATCTGCGTTTTTGTTTTGCCAACCACATTCCGCGCTATTGGTATCGTGACAACCGCCGGGTGACGCGCTTTTTCGACGCATTCTCGATCATGTTTCCGCTTGGCGAGAAGTTCTTTGTCGATAGCGTGAGGCAGTATTGCGGCGCGCTGCCGGCCGACGGCACGCTCGCCGCGCAAGTGGATGCGTTCTTGTACCAGGAAGCCACTCACATACGCGAGCACCGCGCGTACAACCGGCGCCTGGCTCGCCAAGGCATGCCGGTTGACGCACTCGAGGCGCTGATGCGGAGACGGCAGGAACAATGCCGGCGTGTCGCGTCCCCGCTGCTTCAATTGACCTTCACAGCATGTCTTGAACACTACACCGCCATTCTGGCCGATCTGCTATTGCGCGATCCGGCCATTCTCGACGGCGTGGACCCATCGATGGCCGCGATCTGGCGGTGGCATGCGATCGAGGAAACTGAACACAAGTCCGTCGCATTCGACGTATTCCGCGCTTGCGGCGGCGGCGCGATCAAGCGCTATGTCATGCGGACGGCGGCGATGCTCGGTGTTACGGCATGCTTCATCGTCGATCTGGGCTATTTCATCGTCCGTCTCGCACGTGCCGACTGCGACGCCGGCAATTGGCGAAGCTGGGCACAGCTTGGCTGGTGGCTGTTTGGCGCGCCGGGCATTGTTACCCGCGTACTGCCCGCGTGGCTGGCATGGTTCTCGCCACGTTTTCACCCTGCCAGCATCGGGAATCCGGCCACGCTGGCTGCTGCCCGCGCCGCGCTCGCTGCCGATGGCGTGACAACGGAGCCGGCATGA
- a CDS encoding fatty acid desaturase family protein: MFVANTSAIDNRSRRFDRLNLCVLALQSVAWAGILSWLSHGTSPLRWVLLAPFCLIMQGVFSMMHETFHGFGHRRGKINYLMMWWASTMFGAAATLIHVNHLGHHVRNRTLAERVDFVEPDASLWRKRIEYYAAIVGGIWFASFAGSFVLAVLPSRIPYGWAKYGHDNTYAAAFRDFGQAEFRRIRYETVAGVAAWIALGALLDWRVLDITLAYLAFAFSWSSLQWVYHMHTPLDVVEGTYNMRAPILIRWAFLNFNYNLTHHRRPNLRWQELHACSDAAETRPLWYGWLHVFEAPRRLPSDPTQLEKTYF; this comes from the coding sequence ATGTTCGTTGCCAATACAAGCGCCATAGATAATCGTTCGCGACGGTTCGATCGGCTGAATCTCTGCGTGCTCGCACTACAGAGCGTTGCATGGGCCGGCATCCTGAGCTGGCTATCGCATGGTACGAGCCCCCTGCGCTGGGTGTTGCTCGCACCGTTCTGCCTGATCATGCAAGGTGTGTTTTCGATGATGCACGAAACATTCCACGGCTTCGGGCATCGGCGCGGGAAAATCAACTACTTGATGATGTGGTGGGCATCGACGATGTTCGGCGCCGCGGCAACGCTGATCCATGTGAATCATCTCGGTCACCACGTGCGAAATCGAACGCTTGCGGAGCGAGTTGACTTCGTCGAGCCGGACGCTTCGCTGTGGCGCAAGCGAATCGAATACTACGCGGCGATCGTCGGCGGCATCTGGTTCGCGAGTTTCGCCGGCAGCTTCGTCCTGGCCGTGCTTCCGAGTCGCATTCCGTATGGTTGGGCGAAGTACGGACACGACAATACGTATGCGGCCGCGTTCAGAGACTTCGGCCAGGCCGAATTTCGCCGAATTCGATACGAAACCGTCGCAGGCGTGGCCGCGTGGATTGCACTGGGGGCATTGCTGGACTGGCGCGTACTCGACATCACGCTTGCCTACCTCGCATTCGCGTTTTCGTGGTCGTCGCTCCAATGGGTGTATCACATGCACACGCCGCTCGACGTTGTCGAGGGCACATACAACATGCGTGCCCCCATACTGATCCGCTGGGCATTCCTCAACTTCAACTACAACCTGACGCATCACCGACGTCCGAACCTGCGCTGGCAGGAGCTTCATGCGTGCTCCGACGCGGCGGAGACGCGGCCGCTGTGGTACGGTTGGCTGCATGTGTTCGAAGCGCCCCGGCGTTTGCCAAGCGATCCGACACAACTCGAAAAAACCTATTTCTGA
- a CDS encoding GH3 family domain-containing protein, with the protein MRAQDAWAAFGAAAETFRCAWLTALDAPGDAQAAYLSRLLAANQHTAFGIANGFADIADPVQFRERVPVAPYAGVSRWIDRALQESAPILTAQTPRFFERTSGGSEQQKLIPYTPAFLEELQFALVVWLSDLHHAVPGVAAGRAYWSMSPPLQARGRAPNGIMIGSDSDLDYLAGSPLVDLLPTLVVPSLSGDARAWRTETLRALIAANDLAFISVWSPTFLTSMLRPLFDDAEPQRRDTLTFLFDSLPPNRTAALRRALDDGHCGRLWPQLAAVSCWMDGPSKHYAAHARTLFPQAAWLPKGLFSTEAVVSLPFGDTAGCPLAVCSHFLEFLLDDGTAIGVEELKPGDTVEVVVTTGGGLYRYRLGDRVRVTGYAGRTPRVAFVGRADTQSDLVGEKLDEAYLAASLSELLQPGDEGCVIPCAEVDPPHYLLLLASDMPDVAALGDALEQALARAFHYRHARTVGQLGPLRAVRIRGGAAQLADLVQRAHERACIRAGDVKPRALVAKPAVANALRAFIEDACSC; encoded by the coding sequence GTGCGTGCACAGGATGCGTGGGCCGCGTTCGGCGCTGCTGCAGAAACCTTTCGCTGCGCGTGGCTCACGGCGCTCGACGCGCCGGGCGACGCGCAGGCGGCCTATTTGTCACGCTTGCTCGCCGCCAATCAGCACACGGCGTTCGGCATCGCCAACGGGTTCGCCGATATAGCGGATCCGGTACAATTTCGCGAGCGCGTGCCGGTGGCCCCCTACGCAGGCGTGTCCCGATGGATCGATCGGGCACTGCAGGAGTCCGCTCCAATCCTGACCGCGCAAACGCCACGCTTCTTCGAGCGCACAAGCGGCGGCAGCGAGCAGCAAAAGCTCATCCCCTATACGCCGGCCTTTCTCGAAGAATTGCAGTTCGCACTGGTCGTCTGGCTCTCCGATCTGCATCACGCCGTGCCCGGCGTCGCAGCCGGCCGCGCGTACTGGTCGATGTCGCCTCCACTGCAAGCGCGCGGACGCGCTCCCAACGGCATCATGATCGGGTCGGACAGCGATCTCGACTATCTGGCCGGCAGCCCGCTCGTCGATCTGCTGCCGACGCTCGTCGTACCATCGCTATCGGGTGATGCTCGCGCGTGGCGCACCGAGACGTTGCGCGCGCTGATCGCCGCTAATGATCTGGCCTTCATCAGCGTATGGAGCCCGACCTTCCTGACCAGTATGCTTCGTCCGCTGTTCGACGACGCCGAGCCGCAACGCCGCGATACACTCACCTTCCTGTTCGATTCGCTGCCGCCGAACCGTACGGCCGCGCTGCGGCGCGCACTCGACGATGGTCACTGCGGCCGGCTGTGGCCTCAACTCGCGGCAGTGAGTTGCTGGATGGACGGTCCAAGCAAACACTACGCCGCACATGCCCGCACCTTGTTTCCGCAGGCCGCATGGCTTCCGAAAGGCTTGTTTTCCACCGAGGCAGTGGTCAGCCTGCCGTTCGGCGATACGGCCGGCTGTCCCCTCGCCGTCTGCAGCCACTTCCTCGAGTTCCTGCTCGATGATGGAACCGCGATAGGCGTGGAAGAACTGAAGCCGGGCGACACGGTCGAGGTCGTCGTGACGACCGGAGGCGGCCTGTACCGCTATCGGCTCGGCGATCGGGTCCGTGTAACCGGATATGCGGGACGAACGCCACGCGTGGCCTTCGTCGGGCGGGCGGACACGCAAAGCGATCTGGTCGGTGAAAAGCTGGACGAAGCCTATCTGGCCGCGTCGCTTTCCGAGTTACTGCAACCGGGCGACGAAGGTTGCGTGATTCCGTGCGCGGAGGTGGATCCGCCCCATTATCTGCTATTGCTTGCAAGCGATATGCCGGACGTCGCCGCCCTGGGCGATGCGCTGGAACAGGCTCTCGCCCGCGCTTTTCACTACCGGCACGCACGCACGGTCGGCCAGCTTGGCCCGTTGCGCGCGGTTCGCATACGCGGGGGTGCTGCCCAGCTGGCGGATCTCGTCCAGCGAGCCCATGAGCGTGCATGCATCCGGGCTGGGGATGTCAAACCTCGCGCTCTGGTGGCCAAGCCCGCCGTGGCGAACGCACTCCGCGCATTTATCGAGGACGCGTGCTCATGTTGA
- a CDS encoding aromatic ring-hydroxylating oxygenase subunit alpha codes for MHPGWGCQTSRSGGQARRGERTPRIYRGRVLMLNISIASTCSPCDESAPDADGEAFGALVEQWYVASTEAEIKRDKPFGTRVLGLGIVLFRAADGEIVALVDQCVHRGTRLSAGKVIDGCLVCPYHGWHYDQHGSVTRIPSIDSASAGPTGTTYPYRQRRLPVLIRQGLVWVYRGQGDPALNRPFDMPHYGERPWQSYYMVNTFDGDLGALVENFMDVPHTVFVHDRIFRSSTGRRLRATVELKQQSIEVTYHDDGDKIGMLDWLTNPSREPLRHTDHFYAPNVTRCDYHWGSRSSFLIISQITPLDTRRSRVYTYIGYRFALPAVVLRALKPLLHLYTHSVIQQDVRIMRAHREGLDNAAGFTPSSVRADVVHIAIGRLLAATQRGEPLPDAQCGTKPMEFVI; via the coding sequence ATGCATCCGGGCTGGGGATGTCAAACCTCGCGCTCTGGTGGCCAAGCCCGCCGTGGCGAACGCACTCCGCGCATTTATCGAGGACGCGTGCTCATGTTGAACATATCGATCGCATCAACGTGCTCGCCGTGCGACGAATCCGCGCCGGATGCCGATGGCGAAGCCTTCGGCGCGCTCGTCGAGCAATGGTACGTCGCGAGCACCGAAGCCGAGATCAAGCGAGACAAACCGTTCGGTACTCGCGTACTCGGCCTCGGCATCGTGCTATTCCGGGCGGCCGACGGCGAGATCGTCGCGCTCGTCGATCAATGTGTGCATCGCGGCACCCGCTTGTCGGCCGGGAAAGTCATCGACGGCTGTCTCGTCTGTCCGTATCACGGCTGGCATTACGATCAGCACGGCAGCGTCACCCGAATTCCCAGCATCGACAGCGCAAGCGCCGGACCGACCGGTACGACTTACCCATATCGTCAGCGCCGGTTGCCGGTGCTGATTCGGCAGGGCCTCGTCTGGGTCTATCGTGGGCAAGGCGATCCAGCACTGAATCGGCCATTCGACATGCCGCATTACGGCGAACGGCCGTGGCAGTCGTACTACATGGTCAATACGTTCGACGGCGATCTCGGTGCGCTGGTCGAGAACTTCATGGACGTCCCGCATACGGTGTTCGTGCACGACCGGATCTTTCGCTCGTCCACTGGGCGGCGACTACGAGCGACCGTCGAACTGAAGCAGCAGAGCATCGAAGTCACGTATCACGATGACGGCGACAAGATCGGCATGCTGGACTGGCTGACCAATCCGTCCAGGGAACCGCTTCGACATACCGATCATTTTTATGCACCTAACGTCACTCGGTGCGACTACCACTGGGGTAGCCGCTCGAGTTTTCTGATCATTAGCCAGATCACGCCGCTCGACACGCGTCGATCGCGTGTCTATACGTACATCGGCTATCGCTTTGCGTTGCCGGCGGTGGTGTTGCGCGCGCTGAAACCGCTGCTGCACCTCTACACGCATTCGGTGATCCAGCAAGATGTGCGAATCATGCGTGCGCACCGCGAGGGGCTCGACAACGCCGCAGGATTCACGCCGTCGAGCGTGCGCGCCGATGTGGTCCATATTGCGATCGGGCGGTTGCTGGCCGCGACGCAGCGTGGCGAGCCGTTGCCCGATGCGCAATGCGGCACGAAGCCGATGGAATTCGTGATCTGA
- a CDS encoding PAAR domain-containing protein — translation MGQKRYIIEGDAHSHGGRVVSGAPNSRINGRAIARLHDPAICEIHGLTFIATVSGRARFDGQVAACDGDLLACGARLIASQDQTGG, via the coding sequence ATGGGTCAAAAGCGATACATCATCGAAGGCGATGCGCACAGTCACGGCGGACGCGTTGTGTCCGGGGCGCCGAACTCGCGAATCAACGGGCGCGCGATCGCACGCTTGCACGATCCCGCGATCTGCGAGATTCACGGCCTGACCTTCATTGCGACGGTGTCGGGCCGCGCCCGGTTCGACGGGCAAGTCGCCGCATGCGACGGCGACTTGCTGGCATGCGGAGCACGCCTGATCGCGAGCCAGGATCAGACGGGAGGCTAA
- a CDS encoding type VI lipase adapter Tla3 domain-containing protein — MTTTSVPRLSGSRIFIFLFASLTLIWLVAFELTARYGFSFLENMTTIRRLLLLILPPLLLAGGVSLTYGASLRKDSSRPEEASSAQSAQSVAPAGAGSQDPRFTLEIRRIGVTVDRFRQRALLMRLDETGASGTLLLQDPKQYPWSSDTRDSEYAKRQNNVFGYALRNWVDYWPIPVIVLGPPRNVVDPHADRMATHINSADNGAGIGNTLYIRLDEIHGEHGDTAVARLFDFFDQHPDLPAVVVLAEDGLVTRGYMRTPNGDYLDKSNANGNFVPQYPDSLVAMLVTRKDRVDRTIRPYVVDAPEAVDKTKTQFDVIKLWNYFWAQQKSYPRPAPGVYEMSWDYWQSKLPEFWKTASPKMPDGFKPNPWVPIPWTTWQLKEYDKWPVLANLHRPVRVDLSNGHGAPLKKGERIEKIRAGWQQAVGTLAPGEQPGRMFYDTGTSTANLALLVQSLHDNPQHIDLDDPKDAFDMQRRIGGDTGTSSIWVQSALALMMGYGDGKTSAVINLRDPLHATIVMLTPPDAASRQAHPQTFSWDF; from the coding sequence ATGACGACAACTTCGGTCCCGCGTCTATCAGGATCGCGAATATTTATTTTCTTGTTCGCGAGCCTCACTTTGATTTGGCTCGTGGCATTCGAGTTGACTGCGAGATATGGATTTTCGTTTCTAGAAAATATGACGACGATAAGGCGATTGCTATTGTTGATCCTGCCGCCGCTGTTACTGGCTGGTGGCGTGAGCCTCACCTATGGTGCATCGCTGCGCAAGGACTCATCACGTCCAGAGGAAGCCAGTTCTGCACAGTCCGCTCAGAGTGTGGCGCCGGCAGGAGCGGGATCGCAGGATCCTCGATTCACATTGGAGATTCGGCGCATCGGCGTGACGGTTGACCGCTTCCGGCAACGGGCACTGTTGATGCGTCTGGATGAGACAGGGGCGAGCGGAACGCTGCTGCTGCAAGATCCCAAGCAATATCCGTGGTCAAGCGATACGCGCGATTCGGAATACGCCAAGCGCCAGAACAACGTATTCGGTTATGCATTGCGCAACTGGGTCGATTACTGGCCGATTCCCGTTATCGTACTGGGACCGCCCCGTAACGTCGTTGATCCGCACGCTGATCGCATGGCGACCCACATCAATAGCGCCGATAACGGCGCGGGCATTGGTAACACGCTATACATCCGGCTCGACGAGATTCACGGTGAGCATGGCGACACGGCGGTGGCGCGCCTATTCGATTTCTTCGACCAGCATCCGGATTTGCCAGCTGTAGTGGTATTGGCCGAAGATGGTCTTGTGACGCGAGGCTACATGCGCACGCCGAACGGTGATTATCTGGACAAGTCGAACGCGAACGGAAATTTCGTTCCGCAATATCCGGATAGTTTGGTCGCGATGCTGGTGACGCGCAAGGATCGCGTCGATCGGACGATTCGACCATATGTTGTCGATGCGCCGGAGGCGGTCGACAAGACCAAGACACAATTTGACGTCATCAAGCTGTGGAACTACTTCTGGGCGCAGCAGAAGTCCTATCCAAGGCCAGCGCCCGGTGTTTATGAAATGTCCTGGGACTATTGGCAATCGAAGCTCCCCGAATTCTGGAAGACCGCGTCGCCGAAGATGCCGGACGGCTTCAAGCCGAACCCGTGGGTGCCGATTCCGTGGACGACGTGGCAACTGAAGGAGTACGACAAATGGCCGGTCCTTGCCAATCTGCATCGGCCGGTGCGAGTCGATCTGAGCAACGGGCACGGGGCGCCGTTGAAGAAGGGCGAGCGAATCGAAAAGATCCGCGCCGGCTGGCAGCAGGCAGTGGGTACGCTTGCGCCCGGCGAGCAGCCGGGACGGATGTTCTACGATACCGGCACCTCGACCGCCAATCTCGCGTTGCTGGTGCAGTCGCTGCACGACAACCCGCAGCATATCGATCTTGACGACCCGAAAGACGCATTCGACATGCAACGCCGTATCGGCGGCGACACCGGAACGAGTTCGATCTGGGTTCAAAGCGCGCTGGCGCTGATGATGGGTTATGGCGACGGGAAGACGAGCGCAGTGATCAACCTTAGGGATCCGCTGCATGCCACGATCGTTATGCTGACGCCGCCGGACGCCGCGTCGCGGCAGGCGCATCCGCAGACGTTTAGCTGGGATTTCTGA
- a CDS encoding T6SS effector phospholipase Tle3 domain-containing protein encodes MSDTKTSSPRIVGEHQAILNCNRPQNAFVNTDVQNRFPCTTILIHGVNDLGTDFGTVEGGLCEGLNDRLGRTDFKGAEYSHGRMANDPSQVSVADMMKNMDDVIYRRQESEETRSPLIPFYWGLRVGKEDLPRDPNKATVNGQYVDRFGNRLDEHRARNGGFFANATNNIPDMFDSNFKGGMATKILDRMQGDPTHPLREAENRHYMVLAARRLAALVRQIRLIDPDGTVNIIAHSQGTLISLLAQAYLVEGLTPDQCGPADRPADTLVLIDSPYSLSEEFMDRLLQRGDQQQTTYARAKSLANLVGHVASGKYPTPPFDQLKYESGRDNFGVVGPTWDPAQARRLSGPQGNECVVFAERDNRGKVYMYFSPEDATVGLSGVNGMGCSGLPDSIDVRAAQQGSKPETINLLSAAFRQRIFTRRLRQGKPVQVGTPPGNFTIREKGETSHGLPGGFTTWIKSAQISVGTQRNINGEALTPPFDPEMEGNVLPGTAATPLSKNNGGEFAPGKQSIDQLEAEIALSTNSGEGALQALPAQTIDWPTSEDGTLPNSTEVEASLNAGKDPDDQCKVSRVVSMVPPSPGHIVVYRQETLNEAKVRLMNKHQGESSYHSAVMSGRRNHRCATAFDVSVGQARALDDPDWATLLRAIADWRTSMSRIDKLTKAHTNLDEQTLHIIRANCEYYDQGNFPGEDVIPKAFPAGVVSETIEMRNDEINKQVRARSLHHMHG; translated from the coding sequence ATGTCCGATACCAAAACCTCTTCGCCCCGGATCGTCGGCGAACATCAGGCGATTCTCAATTGCAACCGGCCGCAGAATGCGTTCGTCAATACCGATGTACAAAATCGTTTCCCGTGCACGACGATCCTGATCCATGGCGTGAATGACCTGGGAACGGATTTCGGCACGGTCGAAGGCGGATTGTGCGAGGGATTGAACGACCGCCTCGGTCGCACCGATTTCAAGGGCGCGGAGTACTCGCACGGCCGCATGGCGAACGACCCGAGCCAAGTGAGCGTTGCCGACATGATGAAGAACATGGACGACGTCATCTATCGTCGGCAAGAAAGCGAAGAGACGAGGAGCCCGTTGATTCCGTTTTATTGGGGACTGCGCGTCGGGAAGGAGGATTTGCCCCGGGACCCCAATAAGGCAACCGTCAATGGCCAATACGTCGACCGGTTCGGCAACCGCCTCGATGAGCACCGTGCGCGCAACGGCGGATTTTTCGCCAATGCGACCAACAACATCCCCGACATGTTCGACTCGAATTTCAAAGGGGGAATGGCGACGAAAATTCTCGACCGGATGCAGGGTGACCCGACGCATCCGCTTCGCGAGGCGGAAAATCGGCATTACATGGTGCTAGCAGCACGGCGGCTTGCGGCATTGGTGCGGCAAATCCGCCTTATCGACCCGGACGGGACGGTCAATATCATTGCGCACAGTCAGGGCACACTGATATCGCTGCTCGCCCAAGCCTATCTCGTCGAGGGGCTGACTCCAGACCAATGTGGCCCCGCTGACCGCCCTGCCGACACGTTGGTTCTGATCGACTCGCCCTACAGCTTGAGCGAGGAGTTCATGGATCGGCTGCTGCAACGCGGGGACCAGCAGCAGACGACTTATGCGCGTGCAAAGAGCCTGGCAAACCTGGTCGGGCATGTGGCGAGCGGCAAATATCCGACGCCACCATTCGATCAATTGAAGTACGAGTCGGGCCGGGACAATTTTGGCGTCGTCGGCCCGACGTGGGATCCCGCGCAGGCGAGGCGCCTGAGCGGGCCGCAAGGCAATGAATGCGTCGTGTTCGCCGAGCGCGACAATCGCGGCAAAGTGTATATGTACTTCAGCCCCGAGGACGCGACCGTCGGGCTGAGCGGCGTCAATGGCATGGGTTGCTCGGGCCTGCCCGACTCAATCGACGTGCGCGCGGCGCAGCAGGGAAGCAAGCCTGAGACTATCAATCTGCTGTCGGCGGCTTTCCGGCAGCGTATCTTTACCCGGCGTCTGCGGCAGGGCAAGCCGGTTCAGGTTGGTACGCCGCCCGGAAACTTTACGATACGGGAAAAGGGCGAAACATCCCACGGCTTGCCCGGAGGCTTCACGACATGGATCAAATCGGCGCAGATAAGCGTGGGTACCCAGCGCAATATCAATGGCGAAGCATTGACGCCACCATTCGATCCCGAAATGGAAGGCAATGTGCTGCCGGGAACGGCGGCAACGCCGCTCTCGAAAAATAATGGCGGCGAGTTTGCGCCCGGCAAGCAATCCATTGACCAGCTCGAAGCGGAAATTGCCTTGAGCACGAACAGTGGCGAAGGTGCGTTGCAGGCATTGCCTGCACAAACCATCGACTGGCCAACGAGTGAGGATGGGACGCTGCCGAACTCCACCGAGGTCGAGGCATCGTTGAATGCCGGCAAGGATCCTGACGATCAGTGCAAGGTGAGTCGGGTCGTGTCGATGGTGCCGCCGTCGCCCGGGCACATCGTCGTCTATCGGCAGGAGACGCTCAATGAAGCCAAGGTTCGGCTGATGAATAAGCATCAGGGGGAAAGCTCATATCACTCGGCGGTCATGAGCGGTCGCAGAAATCACCGCTGTGCGACTGCGTTCGATGTGTCAGTAGGCCAGGCGCGTGCGCTGGACGATCCGGACTGGGCGACGCTGCTGCGTGCTATCGCTGACTGGCGTACATCGATGAGCAGGATCGACAAATTGACAAAAGCCCATACGAACCTAGACGAGCAGACGCTGCACATCATAAGAGCGAACTGCGAATATTACGACCAAGGGAACTTCCCCGGAGAAGACGTCATTCCCAAGGCCTTTCCTGCAGGCGTTGTCAGCGAAACCATCGAGATGAGAAACGATGAAATCAACAAGCAGGTTCGAGCTCGTTCACTCCACCATATGCACGGTTGA